The following coding sequences are from one Streptomyces sp. NBC_00536 window:
- the upp gene encoding uracil phosphoribosyltransferase, with the protein MSTTPKVHELPQTNQLRALHTVIRDRGASRADFVLYSRRVIRLLLESALDLLPFDKHEVITPVGETYHGLKFTGKLCAVPVIRAGDSMAEVLREFIPGIRIGKILIQRDKTTKLPHLQYWNLPDDIAERHVLLLEPMLATGGSANAAIGVLTDAGVREENIVLVDFLAAPEGIAAVHREHPAVTIITSSIEECLNPNAFMIPGIGDFGDRFFGTTDSAVAAR; encoded by the coding sequence ATGTCGACGACCCCGAAAGTCCACGAGCTGCCCCAGACCAACCAGCTTCGCGCCCTGCACACGGTCATCCGGGACCGTGGTGCGAGCCGCGCCGACTTCGTCCTCTACTCACGCCGAGTGATCCGGTTGCTCCTCGAATCGGCCCTGGACCTGCTGCCCTTCGACAAGCACGAGGTCATCACGCCCGTCGGCGAGACCTACCACGGGCTCAAGTTCACCGGGAAGCTGTGCGCCGTCCCGGTGATCCGGGCCGGGGACTCTATGGCGGAGGTGCTGCGGGAGTTCATACCCGGCATCCGCATCGGCAAGATCCTCATCCAGCGGGACAAGACGACCAAGCTGCCCCACCTGCAGTACTGGAACCTCCCCGACGACATCGCCGAGCGGCACGTCCTGCTGCTGGAGCCGATGCTGGCCACCGGCGGCAGCGCGAACGCCGCGATCGGCGTGCTGACCGACGCCGGGGTGCGCGAGGAGAACATCGTCCTCGTCGACTTCCTCGCCGCGCCCGAGGGGATCGCGGCGGTGCACCGCGAGCACCCGGCCGTCACCATCATCACCTCGTCCATCGAGGAGTGCCTGAACCCCAACGCCTTCATGATCCCCGGCATCGGGGACTTCGGGGACCGCTTCTTCGGCACCACCGACTCGGCCGTGGCCGCGCGGTGA
- a CDS encoding methyltransferase domain-containing protein, with product MAAADRDRAVQEVQTRYRAELVRRWDIAPGARVLEVGCGQGDMTAVLADAVGPHGHVLAVDVADPSYGAPVTVGDSAARLAAGPLGPRIDFRFGFDVLDEEATSDFADGAFDHVVLAHCSWYFASAEQLTRTLARVRPWARTLCFAEWDLTPRSADRIPHLLAVLAQGQAFAYGHGEDANVRVPMSRDALRALLGPAGWQATAAETVETTGLQDADWEIAIFRNLYATLDPGSAVARALRPTLDALDPLALPRGNATLDAYTLTAR from the coding sequence ATGGCCGCCGCCGACCGGGACCGCGCGGTCCAGGAGGTCCAGACCCGGTACCGGGCCGAGCTGGTGCGTCGCTGGGACATCGCGCCCGGCGCCCGTGTGCTGGAGGTCGGGTGCGGGCAGGGCGACATGACCGCCGTGCTCGCGGACGCCGTGGGGCCGCACGGTCACGTACTGGCCGTCGACGTCGCCGATCCCTCCTACGGCGCGCCGGTGACGGTCGGCGATTCCGCCGCCCGGCTCGCCGCCGGGCCGCTGGGGCCGCGCATCGACTTCCGCTTCGGCTTCGACGTCCTGGACGAGGAGGCCACGTCGGACTTCGCGGACGGCGCCTTCGACCACGTGGTCCTCGCGCACTGTTCCTGGTACTTCGCCTCGGCCGAGCAGCTCACCCGCACCCTCGCCCGGGTGCGGCCGTGGGCCCGTACGCTCTGCTTCGCCGAATGGGACCTCACCCCGCGTTCGGCCGACCGGATCCCGCACCTGCTCGCCGTACTGGCCCAGGGACAGGCCTTCGCGTACGGGCACGGCGAGGACGCCAATGTGCGCGTCCCGATGTCCCGTGACGCCCTGCGCGCCCTGCTCGGCCCCGCGGGCTGGCAGGCCACGGCGGCGGAGACCGTGGAGACCACCGGGCTCCAGGACGCGGACTGGGAGATCGCCATCTTCCGGAACCTGTACGCCACCCTCGACCCCGGCTCAGCGGTCGCCCGCGCGCTGCGGCCGACCCTGGACGCGCTCGACCCGCTCGCGCTTCCCCGGGGGAACGCCACGCTCGACGCGTACACCCTCACGGCGCGCTAG
- the cynR gene encoding transcriptional regulator CynR, whose translation MAPELRHLRYLLAVAEHGSFTRAAEELRVSQPTLSQQIRQLERTVGVQLLDRSGRTVRATDAGAVYLHHARRALRDLAAAERAVLDVADLSRGTLRLAMTPTFTAYLLGPLVAELHLRHPGITLDVKEMTQAQLESGLLADALDLAVAFAGPHLAGIAATELFTETLGMAVGDAHPLAGRTAPLPAADLAQCDLALLSGGFATRTHIDGYFAAQRIAPRIAVEANSLGALTEIVRRTALATVLPDALARDQPGLHPVGLTPALPARTVVLLRRESAYESAAARAFTALARDWAGPRKKSGAVPPRT comes from the coding sequence ATGGCCCCGGAACTGCGTCACCTCCGCTATCTGCTCGCCGTCGCCGAACACGGCAGCTTCACCCGCGCCGCCGAGGAGCTACGGGTCTCCCAGCCGACCCTGTCGCAGCAGATCAGGCAGCTGGAGCGGACCGTCGGCGTCCAGCTCCTGGACCGCAGCGGGCGTACCGTGCGGGCCACCGACGCCGGGGCGGTCTACCTGCACCACGCCCGCCGCGCCCTGCGGGACCTGGCCGCTGCCGAGCGGGCCGTCCTCGACGTGGCCGATCTGTCCCGCGGCACCCTGCGGCTCGCGATGACCCCCACCTTCACCGCGTACCTGCTGGGACCGCTGGTCGCCGAGCTGCACCTGCGGCATCCCGGAATCACCCTGGACGTCAAGGAGATGACGCAGGCTCAGCTGGAGTCGGGGCTGCTCGCCGACGCGCTGGACCTCGCGGTCGCCTTCGCGGGGCCGCACCTCGCGGGCATCGCCGCCACCGAACTGTTCACCGAGACGCTCGGGATGGCCGTGGGCGATGCCCACCCGCTCGCCGGACGCACCGCACCCCTGCCGGCGGCGGACCTCGCGCAGTGCGATCTCGCCCTGCTGAGCGGTGGGTTCGCGACGCGCACCCACATCGACGGGTACTTCGCCGCGCAGCGCATCGCGCCCCGGATCGCGGTGGAGGCGAACTCCCTCGGCGCCCTCACCGAGATCGTCCGGCGCACCGCCCTGGCCACGGTGCTGCCCGACGCCCTGGCCCGCGACCAGCCCGGCCTGCACCCCGTCGGCCTCACGCCGGCCCTGCCCGCGCGCACCGTCGTACTGCTGCGCCGGGAGAGCGCGTACGAGAGCGCGGCGGCCCGCGCTTTCACGGCGCTCGCCCGCGACTGGGCCGGGCCGCGCAAAAAATCCGGTGCCGTACCGCCGCGGACGTGA
- a CDS encoding carbonic anhydrase, translating into MLDLATGVAHFQQDVFPEKAGLFARLATTHRPDTLFIGCSDARVVPELITQREPGELFVIRTAGNLVPAHGPGSDGVGASIEYAVAVLGVRDIVVCGHSACGAMTALAEGRDLAALPAVAHWLRHADASLARTAQRGGADPDRVGVLVRDNVAAQLANLATHPSVARALAAGTVALHGWVYDILTGSVEDFTAAA; encoded by the coding sequence ATGCTCGACCTCGCAACAGGTGTCGCGCACTTCCAGCAGGACGTCTTCCCGGAGAAGGCGGGGCTCTTCGCCCGCCTGGCGACCACCCACCGGCCGGACACGCTGTTCATCGGATGCTCCGATGCCCGTGTCGTGCCCGAGCTGATCACCCAGCGGGAGCCGGGGGAGCTGTTCGTGATCCGGACGGCCGGGAACCTGGTGCCCGCCCACGGCCCGGGCTCCGACGGGGTCGGGGCCAGCATCGAGTACGCCGTCGCCGTGCTGGGCGTCCGCGACATCGTGGTCTGCGGACACTCCGCCTGCGGTGCGATGACCGCGCTCGCCGAGGGCCGTGACCTGGCCGCCCTGCCCGCCGTCGCCCACTGGCTGCGCCACGCCGACGCCTCCCTGGCCCGCACCGCGCAGCGCGGCGGTGCCGACCCGGACCGGGTCGGCGTCCTGGTCCGGGACAACGTCGCCGCGCAGCTGGCCAACCTGGCCACGCACCCCTCGGTGGCGCGCGCCCTGGCCGCGGGCACCGTCGCCCTGCACGGCTGGGTCTACGACATCCTCACCGGCTCCGTCGAGGACTTCACCGCCGCGGCCTGA
- the cynS gene encoding cyanase — protein sequence MLHAQFDPAARQALAITAVEAKTRKDLSWQEIADVTGLSVAFVTAALLGQHPLPADAAAAVGALLDLDDDAVRLLQSVPTRGSIPGGIPTDPTIYRFHEMLLVYGTTLKALVHEQFGDGIISAINFRLDVKKVADPEGGERAVITLDGKYLPTKPF from the coding sequence ATGCTGCACGCCCAGTTCGACCCCGCCGCCCGGCAGGCCCTCGCGATCACGGCCGTCGAGGCCAAGACCCGCAAGGACCTGTCGTGGCAGGAGATCGCCGACGTGACCGGTCTGTCCGTCGCCTTCGTCACCGCCGCCCTGCTCGGCCAGCACCCGCTCCCGGCCGACGCGGCCGCCGCCGTCGGCGCTCTGCTGGACCTGGACGATGACGCCGTACGCCTCCTGCAGAGCGTCCCGACCCGCGGGTCGATCCCGGGCGGTATCCCGACCGACCCGACGATCTACCGCTTCCACGAGATGCTCCTGGTGTACGGGACCACGCTGAAGGCCCTGGTCCACGAGCAGTTCGGCGACGGCATCATCAGCGCCATCAACTTCCGGCTCGACGTGAAGAAGGTCGCCGACCCGGAGGGCGGGGAGCGCGCCGTCATCACGCTCGACGGCAAGTACCTCCCCACCAAGCCCTTCTGA
- a CDS encoding glycoside hydrolase family 19 protein, which yields MALASAAAVTAALAIALPATPAAAAAACAGPWASSAVYTNGMTISYGGHNWQAKWWTQGETPGTTGQWGVWSDQGGCGGGQDPDPNPGTPSGFVVSEAQFNQMFPNRNPFYTYNGLVAALSAYPGFANTGDDTTKRREAAAFLANVSHETGGLVYIVEQNTANYPHYCDASQPYGCPAGQAAYYGRGPIQLSWNFNYKAAGDALGINLLANPYLVEQDPAVAMKTALWYWNTQNGPGTMTAHAAMVNGAGFGETIRSINGSLECNGGNPAQVQSRVNSYQAFTQLLGVTPGDRLTC from the coding sequence CTGGCCCTGGCATCCGCCGCGGCCGTCACCGCCGCCCTCGCCATCGCCCTGCCCGCCACCCCCGCCGCGGCGGCCGCCGCCTGCGCGGGGCCCTGGGCCTCCTCCGCCGTGTACACGAACGGAATGACCATCTCCTACGGCGGCCACAACTGGCAGGCCAAGTGGTGGACCCAGGGCGAGACGCCCGGCACCACGGGCCAGTGGGGCGTCTGGTCCGACCAGGGCGGCTGCGGTGGCGGCCAGGACCCGGACCCGAACCCCGGCACCCCGTCCGGATTCGTGGTCTCCGAGGCCCAGTTCAACCAGATGTTCCCGAACCGGAACCCCTTCTACACCTACAACGGGCTGGTCGCGGCCCTGTCGGCCTACCCGGGCTTCGCCAACACCGGCGACGACACGACGAAGCGGCGCGAGGCCGCCGCCTTCCTCGCCAACGTCTCCCACGAGACGGGCGGGCTGGTGTACATCGTCGAGCAGAACACGGCCAACTACCCGCACTACTGCGACGCTTCCCAGCCCTACGGCTGTCCCGCCGGGCAGGCCGCCTACTACGGCCGCGGCCCCATCCAGCTCAGCTGGAACTTCAACTACAAGGCGGCCGGTGACGCCCTGGGCATCAACCTGCTCGCGAACCCGTACCTGGTCGAGCAGGACCCGGCGGTGGCCATGAAGACGGCCCTCTGGTACTGGAACACCCAGAACGGCCCGGGCACGATGACCGCCCACGCGGCCATGGTCAACGGAGCGGGATTCGGCGAGACCATCCGCTCCATCAACGGCTCCCTGGAGTGCAACGGCGGCAACCCCGCCCAGGTCCAGAGCCGGGTGAACAGCTACCAGGCCTTCACCCAGCTGCTGGGCGTCACCCCGGGCGACCGGCTCACCTGCTGA
- a CDS encoding glycoside hydrolase family 15 protein, with amino-acid sequence MNQRIEDYALIGDLMTTALVGRDGSIDWLCLPRFDSGACFAALLGDEENGHWRIAPAAAPAGTGCTRRGYVGDSLVLESVWETDEGTVKVTDFMPQRDVAPDVVRIIEGVSGAVPMAATIRLRFDYGAVVPWVRRSEGHRVAVAGPDSTWLRSDPPVETWGEDKSTRSEFTVEAGERVAFVLTWHPSHEPRPDLVDPYEALEHSLEDWRAWSAQCRYEGPYREAVMRSLITLKALTYAPTGGIVAAPTTSLPEEIGGVRNWDYRYCWLRDATLTLGSLLQTGFLDEARAWRRWLLRAVAGDPADLQIMYGIAGERRIPETELPWLAGYESSAPVRVGNAAVDQLQLDVYGEVIDALYLARASGLVAESHAWQINVALLRFVADNWHRPDEGLWEVRGPRRHFVHSKVMAWVAADRAVRTLEANPEFDGNIERWRTMREEVHRDVCEKGFDPVRGTFTQSYGSVELDAATLLIPRVGFLPPDDPRVIGTVDAVRAELGHGGLVRRYSAEGPSVDGLPGAEGTFLACSFWLADALLMTGREKEARELFERLLELRNDVGLLAEEYDPVGGRQLGNFPQAFSHIGLVGTALALGGCQPTTDAPTLTDE; translated from the coding sequence GTGAACCAACGCATCGAGGACTACGCGCTGATCGGCGATCTGATGACCACCGCCCTGGTGGGCCGGGACGGATCCATCGACTGGCTGTGCCTGCCCCGTTTCGACTCGGGCGCCTGCTTCGCGGCGCTCCTGGGCGACGAGGAGAACGGCCACTGGCGGATCGCCCCGGCCGCGGCCCCGGCGGGAACGGGCTGCACCCGGCGCGGCTACGTGGGCGACTCGCTCGTGCTCGAATCGGTCTGGGAGACCGACGAGGGCACGGTCAAGGTCACCGACTTCATGCCGCAGCGCGATGTCGCCCCCGATGTCGTGCGCATCATCGAGGGGGTCTCCGGTGCGGTGCCCATGGCGGCCACGATCCGGCTGCGGTTCGACTACGGGGCCGTCGTGCCCTGGGTGCGGCGCAGCGAGGGCCACCGCGTCGCCGTCGCCGGACCCGACTCGACCTGGCTGCGCAGCGACCCGCCCGTGGAGACCTGGGGCGAGGACAAGAGCACCCGCTCGGAGTTCACCGTGGAAGCGGGCGAACGGGTGGCCTTCGTCCTGACCTGGCACCCCTCGCACGAGCCGCGCCCGGACCTCGTCGACCCCTACGAGGCGCTGGAGCACAGCCTGGAGGACTGGCGGGCCTGGTCCGCCCAGTGCCGGTACGAGGGCCCGTACCGCGAGGCCGTCATGCGCTCGCTGATCACGCTCAAGGCACTGACCTACGCGCCCACCGGCGGGATCGTGGCCGCGCCCACGACCTCGCTCCCGGAGGAGATCGGCGGCGTACGGAACTGGGATTACCGTTACTGCTGGCTGCGCGACGCGACCCTCACCCTCGGATCGCTGCTCCAGACCGGATTCCTCGACGAAGCCCGGGCCTGGCGCAGGTGGCTGCTGCGCGCGGTCGCGGGCGATCCGGCCGATCTGCAGATCATGTACGGGATCGCGGGCGAGCGGCGGATCCCCGAGACGGAGCTGCCGTGGCTGGCCGGGTACGAGTCCTCCGCGCCGGTCCGGGTCGGCAACGCGGCGGTCGACCAGCTCCAGCTCGACGTGTACGGGGAGGTCATCGACGCCCTCTATCTGGCCCGCGCCTCGGGGCTGGTCGCGGAGTCGCACGCCTGGCAGATCAATGTGGCCCTGCTGCGGTTCGTGGCGGACAACTGGCACCGGCCCGACGAGGGCCTGTGGGAGGTGCGCGGCCCGCGCCGTCACTTCGTGCACTCCAAGGTGATGGCATGGGTGGCCGCCGACCGGGCCGTGCGCACCCTGGAAGCGAATCCGGAGTTCGACGGCAACATCGAGCGCTGGCGCACGATGCGCGAGGAGGTCCACCGCGATGTGTGCGAGAAGGGCTTCGACCCGGTGCGGGGCACCTTCACCCAGTCGTACGGCTCCGTGGAACTCGACGCGGCGACCCTGCTGATCCCCCGGGTCGGGTTCCTGCCGCCGGACGATCCGCGGGTCATCGGTACGGTCGACGCGGTCCGCGCGGAACTCGGCCACGGGGGGCTCGTACGCCGCTACTCGGCCGAGGGCCCCTCCGTGGACGGGCTGCCCGGGGCCGAAGGGACCTTCCTGGCCTGCTCCTTCTGGCTGGCGGACGCGCTGCTCATGACGGGGCGGGAGAAGGAGGCGCGCGAACTGTTCGAGCGGCTGCTGGAGTTGCGCAACGACGTGGGGCTGCTGGCCGAGGAGTACGACCCGGTCGGGGGGCGTCAGCTCGGCAACTTCCCGCAGGCCTTCAGTCACATCGGGCTGGTGGGCACGGCGCTCGCCCTCGGCGGCTGCCAGCCGACGACCGACGCCCCGACGCTGACCGACGAGTAG
- a CDS encoding GNAT family N-acetyltransferase — protein MRTDVTLRPLDPDLLDALLRTAVADADPREVMPPVPGSTGWTAGAREAFLRFHRSRSLSAEPVEATFAVLVGPEVAGAARLCPAAAPAGPAAASGRTVEAGRTAEAGVWIGRGHRGAGVGGAVLRQLLDRARADGFEAVLISTRPDNTPVHRLITALGVALVHGPDAVTARVDLTPGRPA, from the coding sequence ATGCGCACCGACGTCACCCTGCGACCCCTCGACCCCGACCTGCTCGACGCGCTGCTGCGCACCGCGGTGGCGGACGCCGATCCGCGGGAGGTGATGCCTCCGGTGCCGGGATCCACCGGGTGGACCGCCGGGGCCCGGGAGGCGTTCCTCCGCTTCCACCGCTCCCGGTCGCTGTCCGCCGAGCCGGTGGAGGCCACCTTCGCCGTCCTCGTGGGACCGGAGGTGGCCGGGGCCGCCCGGCTGTGCCCGGCCGCGGCACCGGCCGGCCCGGCGGCCGCGTCGGGGCGGACCGTCGAGGCGGGGCGGACGGCCGAGGCGGGGGTCTGGATCGGGCGCGGGCACCGGGGGGCCGGGGTGGGCGGGGCCGTGCTGCGGCAGCTCCTCGACCGCGCACGGGCCGACGGCTTCGAGGCGGTGCTCATCAGCACGCGCCCGGACAACACCCCCGTCCACCGCCTGATCACCGCCCTGGGCGTCGCCCTCGTCCACGGGCCGGACGCCGTCACGGCCCGGGTGGACCTCACCCCCGGTCGGCCCGCTTAG
- a CDS encoding galactose oxidase early set domain-containing protein, translated as MPRAHRSAAVRSAVLSACVILSTLSSLAALAPAPASAAPPAPDPGEAAVLGEDHAREHARMRQATGGTGAAAYPQARRTASLDALRTSQLAANAALSPAVSGQFTEYFPSPDFGVHIAQLPTGKVLLFSFERVGTDPTKETGPTDRIGRTNAGRAYLWDPAKGTGSRAFKEVRPPTVLMPDGLYVPRPAPFFCAGHAFLPNGMVAVFGGNVGGKGGTGAKLSFVFDPWTETWFRNRDMSVGRWYPSVVTGADGRQYVMSGQSERGTGTPTPVVERFPARSRPVPWRTYDIPVNLPVERFGADAPFRNDYPHLFSLRDGMIYGLGRDADQQWLFDPVKETRSDLARRPADFRGYGSAVPLPAGFRGPDAVLVLGGDPHDPNTYRLAGGTWTTEEPRAFGRTQDDTLILPDATLLTVNGALDTRDYGHGPFNPEADLKYRQTEIRGADGRWRLGPAQRLPRGYHSNALVMPDGRVMVTGDELQQIANDPDIRDGMDGSIELYEPAYLHRGARPALDRVPGGDLGYDTEFRASTSTPDEVARAVLLAPTTVTHAVNTSQRHLELRLTGARGDSVGLRTPPSAADAPPGYYMLFLLNAQGVPSTARWIKLGTR; from the coding sequence ATGCCCCGCGCACACCGGTCCGCCGCCGTACGGTCCGCCGTCCTGTCCGCCTGCGTGATCCTCTCCACCCTCTCCTCCCTCGCCGCCCTGGCCCCCGCCCCCGCCTCGGCCGCTCCCCCCGCCCCCGACCCCGGCGAGGCCGCCGTGCTCGGCGAGGACCACGCCCGGGAGCACGCCCGGATGCGGCAGGCCACCGGGGGCACCGGCGCCGCCGCGTACCCGCAGGCCAGGCGCACCGCGAGCCTCGACGCCCTGCGGACCTCCCAGCTGGCGGCGAACGCCGCCTTGAGCCCCGCCGTGTCGGGCCAGTTCACGGAGTACTTCCCCTCCCCCGACTTCGGGGTCCACATCGCCCAGCTTCCGACGGGCAAGGTGCTCCTCTTCTCCTTCGAGCGCGTGGGCACCGACCCCACCAAGGAGACCGGCCCCACCGACCGGATCGGCCGTACGAACGCCGGGCGCGCCTACCTCTGGGACCCGGCCAAGGGCACCGGGTCCCGCGCCTTCAAGGAGGTCCGGCCGCCGACCGTGCTGATGCCCGACGGTCTGTACGTGCCCCGGCCCGCCCCCTTCTTCTGCGCCGGGCACGCCTTCCTGCCGAACGGCATGGTCGCCGTGTTCGGCGGCAACGTCGGCGGCAAGGGCGGTACCGGCGCCAAACTGTCCTTCGTCTTCGACCCCTGGACCGAGACCTGGTTCCGCAACCGCGACATGTCCGTGGGCCGCTGGTACCCCTCGGTGGTGACCGGCGCGGACGGACGCCAGTACGTCATGTCGGGCCAGTCCGAACGCGGTACGGGCACGCCCACCCCGGTCGTGGAGCGCTTCCCCGCGCGTTCGCGTCCCGTGCCCTGGCGGACGTACGACATCCCCGTGAACCTCCCGGTGGAACGCTTCGGGGCCGACGCGCCCTTCCGCAACGACTACCCGCACCTCTTCTCGCTGCGGGACGGCATGATCTACGGGCTCGGGCGCGACGCGGACCAGCAGTGGCTCTTCGACCCGGTCAAGGAGACCCGGAGCGACCTGGCCCGGCGGCCCGCCGACTTCCGGGGATACGGCTCGGCCGTGCCGCTGCCGGCCGGGTTCCGCGGCCCCGACGCGGTCCTCGTGCTCGGCGGGGACCCGCACGACCCGAACACCTACCGGCTCGCGGGCGGCACGTGGACCACCGAGGAGCCCCGCGCCTTCGGCCGGACCCAGGACGACACCCTGATCCTCCCCGATGCCACCCTGCTCACGGTCAACGGAGCCCTGGACACCCGGGATTACGGCCACGGCCCCTTCAATCCGGAGGCCGACCTGAAGTACCGGCAGACCGAGATCCGCGGCGCGGACGGGCGCTGGCGCCTGGGACCGGCCCAGCGGCTGCCCCGCGGCTACCACTCCAACGCCCTGGTGATGCCGGACGGGCGGGTCATGGTGACCGGGGACGAGCTCCAGCAGATCGCCAACGACCCGGACATCCGCGACGGCATGGACGGCAGCATCGAGCTGTACGAGCCCGCCTACCTGCACCGCGGCGCGCGGCCCGCCCTCGACCGGGTGCCCGGCGGCGACCTCGGCTACGACACGGAGTTCCGGGCCTCGACCTCGACGCCGGACGAGGTGGCGCGCGCCGTGCTGCTCGCCCCGACGACCGTCACCCACGCGGTGAACACCAGCCAGCGCCACCTGGAACTGCGCCTCACCGGCGCCCGGGGCGACTCGGTCGGCCTGCGCACGCCCCCCAGCGCCGCCGACGCCCCGCCCGGCTACTACATGCTGTTCCTCCTGAACGCCCAGGGCGTCCCCAGCACCGCGCGCTGGATCAAGCTCGGCACCCGCTGA
- a CDS encoding carbonic anhydrase: protein MYSNRRASTPVLPVPAPVAPAAVVPAPAHAPPSRRALLRTAVAGTAAAGSVLALGSAFPASAAPVAESRPATPQEALRRLAAGNRRWAAYRQEHPHETPSVRLQLVQGQHPFAVVLGCVDSRVPPELVFDQGLGDLLTVRTAGEVLDEAVLGSIAYGVLELDVPLVLVLGHQSCGAVGAAVHADESGEPLPAHIQYLAEQIRPAIDRTQHGDARVSATIDAHARRTRQRLAAEPDLARRIATGRLAVVSARYELRDQRVRTLS, encoded by the coding sequence ATGTATTCGAACAGACGGGCGTCCACCCCCGTCCTCCCCGTCCCCGCCCCTGTCGCCCCCGCCGCCGTCGTCCCCGCCCCGGCCCACGCGCCGCCGAGCCGCCGCGCCCTGCTGCGCACCGCGGTCGCCGGAACGGCCGCCGCCGGATCCGTCCTCGCCCTCGGCTCCGCCTTCCCCGCCTCCGCCGCCCCGGTGGCCGAGAGCCGCCCCGCCACCCCGCAGGAGGCGCTGCGCCGCCTGGCGGCGGGCAACCGGCGCTGGGCGGCGTACCGCCAGGAACACCCGCACGAGACGCCGTCCGTACGGCTCCAGCTGGTCCAGGGCCAGCACCCCTTCGCCGTCGTGCTCGGCTGCGTGGACTCCCGGGTCCCTCCGGAGCTGGTCTTCGACCAGGGCCTCGGCGATCTGCTGACCGTCCGCACGGCGGGCGAGGTACTGGACGAGGCGGTGCTCGGCAGCATCGCCTACGGGGTCCTCGAACTGGACGTCCCGCTGGTGCTGGTGCTGGGCCACCAGTCGTGCGGAGCCGTCGGCGCCGCCGTGCACGCGGACGAGAGCGGCGAGCCGCTGCCCGCGCACATCCAGTACCTGGCCGAGCAGATCCGGCCCGCCATCGACCGCACCCAGCACGGCGACGCCCGCGTCAGCGCGACCATCGACGCCCACGCCCGGCGCACGCGGCAGCGGCTCGCGGCGGAACCCGACCTGGCGCGGCGCATAGCCACCGGCAGGCTGGCCGTGGTCTCCGCGCGCTACGAGCTGCGCGACCAGAGAGTGCGCACCCTGTCCTGA